The window AAACTCCGAGTTTCGCGTCTTGCGATCATGCTGAGCACCGTAGAACCCTGGATGTCGAACTGCCGCCTCTTTGGCGGCACTTGGGGGGTGTGAGGGATGTTGGGGGGTGTTGGGGGGTTGTAGGAGCCGGTTGTCCGGCGGCGCGGTGAGCCGTGACTCCCGCGCGCCGACGGCTGCCATGCGGCGGCCGGACAACCGGCGGGCCGCGCTGCCTGTCTCCAGGGTGGGACCGACGACCAGGTGATCCGCGGCCGGCACGCACACGTCCGTCACGGGCCGAGGGGGGCCTCGAACGGGCGAAGGAACCGACGAACACGCGCTCGCATGCGTGTGGGGGGATGAGTCATGACGTCGACGCCGACGGGCGCCCGGCACGAATCCGATCCTTCTGAGACGACCCGGCCGAGAGTGCCGGGACACCGCACCGGCACCACGAGGACCTTCCGCAGAATCAAGAAGTCCCTGCCGAAGTACGACTACGAGCACTACAGCCGGCTCGCCGGCCCTCTCACCGAGCCCGACCCGGACAAGCCGTACACGGTGCAGTACCGCTCGCTGATCTCACAGGAGCCGCACCGCATCCGGGTCGCGCTGATGCTCGCGGCCGCGCCGCTGCTGTCGCTCGTCCTGCTGGCCTGGCTGCTCCAGCCCGCGCACTGGACCGTACGCGACTACCCGGCCTACGGCTTCCTGCCGGCGCTCGACATGGTGATGCTGGTCTCGATCGGCCTGATCGAGTTCTTCCGCTGCATGAACGTGCTGTCCAACGCGCACGCCACCCTGGTCGCCCGCGACCCGGTCCCGGTGGTGCCGCAGAGCGGCACGCGGGTCGCGTTCCTGACCTCCTTCGTGCCCGGCAAGGAACCGCTGGAGATGGTGACCAGGACCCTGGAGGCCGCCGTACTGCTGCGCCACCGGGGCCTGCTGCACATCTGGCTGCTCGACGAGGGCGACGACCCGGAGGTGAAGGAGGTCTGCGCGCGCCTGGGCGTGCACCACTTCAGCCGCAAGGGCGTCGAGCGCTGGAACCAGGCCAAGGGCCCGCACCGCGCCAAGACCAAGCACGGCAACTACAACGCCTGGCTCCAGGCGCACGGCGACGAGTACGACTTCTTCGCCTCCGTCGACACCGACCACGTGCCGCTGCCCAACTACCTGGAGCGGATGCTGGGCTACTTCCGCGACCCGGACGTCGGCTTCGTGATCGGCCCGCAGGTCTACGGCAACTACGACACGTTCGTCACCAAGGCCGCCGAGTCGCAGCAGTTCCTGTTCCACGCGCTGATCCAGCGGGCCGGCAACCGCTACGGCGCGCCCATGTTCGTCGGCACCTCGAACGCCGTGCGGATCAAGGCGCTCAAGCAGATCGGCGGACTGTACGACTCGATCACCGAGGACATGGCCACCGGCTTCGAGATGCACCGCGCCAAGAACCCGGCGACCGGCCACAAGTGGAAGTCGGTGTACACCCCGGACGTGCTCGCGGTCGGCGAGGGCCCGAACGCCTGGACCGACTTCTTCACCCAGCAGCTGCGCTGGTCGCGGGGCACCTACGAGACGATCCTCAAGCAGTACTGGAAGGGCTTCGGCACCCTGCCCGCGGGCAAGCTCTTCAACTACACGATGATGATCATCTTCTATCCGATGTCCGCCCTCAACTGGATCCTGGCCGCGCTGAGCTGCGCGCTGTTCCTGGGCCTCGGCGCCTCGGGCGTGAACATCGACCCGACCGTGTGGCTGATGCTGTACGGCAACGCCTCCGCGCTCCAGATCGGCCTGTACGTCTGGAACCGGCGCCACAACGTCTCCCCGCACGAGCCGGAGGGCTCCGGCGGGGTGGCCGGCATGGTGATGTCGGCGCTGTCGGCGCCGATCTACGCCCGCTCGCTGATGGACGCCGCGCTGCGCCGCAAGAGCAAGTTCGTGGTGACCCCGAAGGGCGAGTCGGCGAGCCCCGACACGCTGTTCGGGACGTTCCGCATCCACTGGTTCTTCATCCTGGTCTTCGGCGGCTCGCTCGTCGCGGGCTTCGCCCTCGGGCACTCCCACCCGGCGATGGTCACCTGGGCGATCTTCGCCATGCTCGTCACCGCCGCACCGATTTTCGCCTGGCGGTGGACCCTGCGGCAGGAGCGGCGCCGGCGGGCGACCGCGTCCGCCGCGCCTCAGCCGCCGGCCGCGGTCCCGGCGCACCCGCACCGGGCGCACACACCGGCCCAGGGGACGCCGGTCCCGGCGGCGGAGGTACCGCCGGGACAGGGACCGGGCAACGCGGGCAGGCAGGGGCCGAGTTGGGCCGGAAAAGACGCGGCGACGGGCGAGCACACCATGGAGATCGCCCTCGGTGGACTGGGGGGACGTAAGGAATGAAGGACCAGGCCGGCCTCCGGCGCGCCCGACGGCTCGGGATCGGCGCGGTGGTGGTAGTCGCTCTGGCCGGGATGAACGGGCCGTGGCTCTACCGCTTCGGCACGGAGCGCTATCACGAGTACAAGATCAACAAGCCGGAGTACAAGGCCGAGAACGGCCACTGGGAGATCGTCGAGTTCCCCGAGGAGTACCGGCAGAACACCATCCACGCCGTGCTGCTGCACACCGGCAAGGTGCTGATGGTCGCGGGTTCGGGCAACAACAAGGAGAACTTCGACGCGCGGCGGTTCGACACCCGGATCTGGGACCCGGTCAAGGGCACGATCAGGAAGGTGCCCACGCCCGAGGACCTGTTCTGCACGGGCCACACCCAGCTCGCCGACGGCAACATCCTGATCGCCGGCGGCACCAAGCGCTACGAGAAGCTCCAGGGCGACGTCACCAAGGCCGGCGGCCTGATGGTCGTCCACAACGAGAACCCGGACAAGCCGATCACGCTGCCCGCGGGCACGACGTTCACCGGGAAGGAGAACGGCAGGACGTTCGTCTCCAAGGACCCGGTGCTGGTGCCGCGCGCCAAGAAGAACTTCGACAAGGCCGGCCGGTTCCTGGGCAACACCCCGGGCCTGGGCCGCATCTACGTCGAGGCGCAGAAGAGCGGCGCCCGGTACGAGACGGGCAGCCAGGACAACTACCGGATCCAGGGGCTGTCCGGCGACGACGAGCGCAACACCTACGGCATCGCGGAGAAGCTCGCCCTGGACAAGAAGGACTTCCAGGGGATCCGGGACGCCTACGAGTTCGACCCGGTCGCCGAGAAGTACATCAAGGTCGACCCGATGAACGAGGCCCGCTGGTACCCGACGCTCACCACCCTGAGCGACGGGAAGGTCCTCAGCGTCTCCGGCCTGGACGACATCGGCCAGCTGGTCCCGGGCAAGAACGAGGTCTTCGACCCCGGGACCAAGAAGTGGACGTACACGCCGAAGGTCCGCCAGTTCCCGACCTACCCGGCGCTGTTCCTGCTGCAGAACGGCAAGCTGTTCTACTCCGGCTCCAACGCGGGGTACGGTCCGGCCGACGTGGGCCGCGACCCGGGCGTCTGGGACGTGGACAGCAACGAGTTCACCAAGCTGCCCGGTCTGAGCGACGCGCAGATGATGGAGACCTCCGGCACGGTGCTGCTGCCGCCCGCGCAGGACGAGCGGTTCATGGTGATCGGCGGCGGCGGGGTGGGCGAGTCCAAGCTGGCCAGCCGGAAGACCCGGATCATCGACCTGAAGTCGAAGAACCCGCGCTTCACGGACGGCCCGACGCTGGAGAAGGGCACTCGCTACCCGCAGACATCGATCCTGCCCGACGACTCCGTCCTGGTCTCGGGCGGCTCGGAGGACTACCGGGGCCGGGGCGACTCCAACATCCTCCAGGCCCGGCTCTACGACCCGGCGACCAGCACCTTCAAGCGGGTCGCCGACCCGCTGGTGGGCCGCAACTACCACGCCGGCTCGATCCTGCTGCCGGACGGCCGCTTGCTGTTCTTCGGCTCCGACTCGCTCTACGGCGACAGGGCCGACACCAAGCCCGGCACTTTCGAGCAGCGCGTCGAGATCTACACGCCGCCGTATCTGTACCGGGACGCGCGGCCCTCACTGTCGGGCGGCCCGCAGACCATCGCGCGGGGCGCCTCCGGCACGTTCACCTCGCAGCACGCCGGCACGGTCAAGAAGGTCCGGCTGATCCGCCCGAGTGCCTCCACGCACGTGACGGACGTCGACCAGCGCTCGATCGCGCTGGACTACACCACGTCCGGCGACAAGATCACGGTGACGGTGCCGAAGGGCCGGAACCTGGTGCAGTCGGGGTGGTACATGCTGTTCGTCGACGACGACCAGGGAACGCCCAGCGAGGCGCAGTGGGTGAAGGTCCCGTAGCCCCGCACACAGTCCGGTAGCCCGACAGGCAAAGGGGGCGCCCTCCGTTTCGGGGGGCGCCCCCAAGTCATCCATTCACGCGGCTACTTGCCGGCCCCCGCCAGCTTCAGGGCGTAGTCGGCCCACCAGTCCCCCGCCTTCGGGCCGCCCTTGCAGGTGCCGTCGGACTCGCCTGGCCGCTTGACCCACAGATACGCGTCGGCGAGCGGGTCGTCCGTGCTGGTCGTGGGCGTCTCGCCGAGAGCCCGCCCCGGCGGGTTGCACCAGCGTTCGGCCGGATCCCCGCCGTCGTAGGGGCCGTTGCCGTTGCGGCTGGTGTCGACGACGAAGTGCGTGCCGCCGAGCCTGGCGGACAACTGCCTGCCGTAGGCGAGGGAGTCCCGGGTGGAGTAGAAGTTGGAGACGTTGACCGCGAAGCCGTCGGCCCGGTCCACGCCCGCGCGGCGCAGCGGCTCGAAGATCTGGTCCGGGTGGCCCCAGCCCGCGTTGCCCGCGTCCACGTACACCTTGGTGTTCTTCAGGGACTTGAGCCGTTCGACCGCGCCCTT of the Streptomyces sp. NBC_01788 genome contains:
- a CDS encoding kelch motif-containing protein encodes the protein MKDQAGLRRARRLGIGAVVVVALAGMNGPWLYRFGTERYHEYKINKPEYKAENGHWEIVEFPEEYRQNTIHAVLLHTGKVLMVAGSGNNKENFDARRFDTRIWDPVKGTIRKVPTPEDLFCTGHTQLADGNILIAGGTKRYEKLQGDVTKAGGLMVVHNENPDKPITLPAGTTFTGKENGRTFVSKDPVLVPRAKKNFDKAGRFLGNTPGLGRIYVEAQKSGARYETGSQDNYRIQGLSGDDERNTYGIAEKLALDKKDFQGIRDAYEFDPVAEKYIKVDPMNEARWYPTLTTLSDGKVLSVSGLDDIGQLVPGKNEVFDPGTKKWTYTPKVRQFPTYPALFLLQNGKLFYSGSNAGYGPADVGRDPGVWDVDSNEFTKLPGLSDAQMMETSGTVLLPPAQDERFMVIGGGGVGESKLASRKTRIIDLKSKNPRFTDGPTLEKGTRYPQTSILPDDSVLVSGGSEDYRGRGDSNILQARLYDPATSTFKRVADPLVGRNYHAGSILLPDGRLLFFGSDSLYGDRADTKPGTFEQRVEIYTPPYLYRDARPSLSGGPQTIARGASGTFTSQHAGTVKKVRLIRPSASTHVTDVDQRSIALDYTTSGDKITVTVPKGRNLVQSGWYMLFVDDDQGTPSEAQWVKVP
- a CDS encoding glycosyltransferase family 2 protein; this translates as MTSTPTGARHESDPSETTRPRVPGHRTGTTRTFRRIKKSLPKYDYEHYSRLAGPLTEPDPDKPYTVQYRSLISQEPHRIRVALMLAAAPLLSLVLLAWLLQPAHWTVRDYPAYGFLPALDMVMLVSIGLIEFFRCMNVLSNAHATLVARDPVPVVPQSGTRVAFLTSFVPGKEPLEMVTRTLEAAVLLRHRGLLHIWLLDEGDDPEVKEVCARLGVHHFSRKGVERWNQAKGPHRAKTKHGNYNAWLQAHGDEYDFFASVDTDHVPLPNYLERMLGYFRDPDVGFVIGPQVYGNYDTFVTKAAESQQFLFHALIQRAGNRYGAPMFVGTSNAVRIKALKQIGGLYDSITEDMATGFEMHRAKNPATGHKWKSVYTPDVLAVGEGPNAWTDFFTQQLRWSRGTYETILKQYWKGFGTLPAGKLFNYTMMIIFYPMSALNWILAALSCALFLGLGASGVNIDPTVWLMLYGNASALQIGLYVWNRRHNVSPHEPEGSGGVAGMVMSALSAPIYARSLMDAALRRKSKFVVTPKGESASPDTLFGTFRIHWFFILVFGGSLVAGFALGHSHPAMVTWAIFAMLVTAAPIFAWRWTLRQERRRRATASAAPQPPAAVPAHPHRAHTPAQGTPVPAAEVPPGQGPGNAGRQGPSWAGKDAATGEHTMEIALGGLGGRKE